The sequence AATTGTCATGCTTGTTCGATTTTTTAAGACAACACGTTGATTGCGATTTGCGAGGCATGAGAGTTTGCATATTTGGATGAAAACATGGAAAGATTCGTGTTTCTTTAGCACGACAAAAAATGGTATGAAATAATCGAGAAAGCTGTGGTATGCTCGGAACGAATCGAGTTGTATTTTAAGAATATATTTTCCGAGCTTTATCACGAGAGTAGTGATGAGGACTACGTGAGTGATGACACGATTGGGTAAATTCCGTAGTTCTAATTTATAAACTCGTAGTTTTACTAATTAATGTAATCGCAGTTTTTAAATTTacgtatcatatttttattttatgtaatcgCAGTTATTCATTAATGTaatcgttttttttttcttcctacaatgtaatgttttattatgttttatagaaAAGAAATTAAAAAACCATAAAATTGattaaaaatttaattaaaaaaGTGAGGAAATATGTCATGTTTGGTAGTGTTTAGTGTTGAGTTAGTTCCGGTGAGAAAATGTTGATGTGACAGTTAGTCAGGAGGAGAATGTATGTCATGGTTGATAGTGTTTAGTGTTGAGTTAGATTTGGTGAGAAAATGATGAAATGATACTTAGTACTGATGATGAATTATGTGATCGTCGAGAGTAACCTTAATTAAGCTTTAAGTTTAAACCTTAAAAGAACGGCAAGTCTGTACTTGTATGCATGCAAAATTTTAGTAAGTACTGTACATTTTTTTAATTGTACAACCCAAACCAGTGTAGAATATAAATACGGACCCGATAGTAAAATTGCATACCCCAAATATAATGTAAAATTTCTCGTAGATGCATGTGGTAGTTGTTTTCTTAATTTTATTAAacttataatttatttatttaattataataatacgaaATAAATACGACTAACTATAACTATATACTCCGTACGAATTATACGATAATCTACATATATACAGTAGTTTAAATTCTTTAAAAATCATGTACAAATGGTGAATGGTGATGGTGGCGATCCGCGTGGTTAAACTACGGTAATAACTCAACTACTCTAAGTACTATGAAAAACATCCAACAAAAACAAACCACTACAATCTCCACCGTCAAATCACCACCCCTCTAAATCCACGGTTCACATTTCACAATCCTTATCAACTCTTCTCAACCAATCAAAATACACCATCGCTTTTGTATATAAACAAACCAAATCCCAACCTTAACTCTCACATCAATCAATCTCCTTTTCCTTCACACAAAACAACAGCAAAATAATGGCACCAAAAGCAGAGAAGAAGCCGGCAGCCGAGAAGAAACCGGCGGCAGAAAAAACTCCGGCGGAGAAGAAGCCACGCGCCGAGAAGAAGATTCCAAAAGACGCATCGTCAACCGACAAGAAGAAGAAGAGGCACAAGAAGTCTGTAGAGACTTACAAGATCTACATATTCAAGGTGTTGAAGCAAGTTCATCCAGATATTGGTATTTCTGGTAAAGCAATGGGGATTATGAACTcttttattaatgatatttttgaGAAACTTGCTCAGGAAGCTTCTAGACTCGGTAGGTATAACAAGAAGCACACGCTTTCGTCACGTGAGATTCAGACTGCCGTGAGACTTGTACTTCCAGGTGAACTTGCGAAACATGCCGTTTCTGAAGGGACTAAAGCTGTCACTAAGTTTACAAGTGCTTGAATTGTGTTTTAATTTTAAGTATTTTAGGGTTTCAATTGTGAAATTTAAGACTTGTATTGTAAGTGAATGTAATGTAATGTGACCGAAATCAATTTATCGAATTTTAGTTTTTGGCATTTTGTTTTGTGTATTTTGATTTTTTGGTTTGCAAATCGTTATCTGTTTTGATATTGTGAGTTATTCTAAAAAAAGCATGAACCGTTTTAAAATTAAGAACTTTAATACATGAAAATTCAAAATTGATTTAATTTGACGATAACATTTGGGAACAGAGATCAAACATGGTATCTGAATGCTTAAAGTATCTTATTTTTGCTTTAGTTAATATCGTTGGTATCTTGGTTTCACTTAGGTGGGGCCAGGGCACTGGGAGAGTGGACTCAAGTTCTAGTCCCATTCTTTAAAAATACCGGTGGTAGGCTTACTAATCATAAGCCGGGTTGCTCCTGGAAAGGTTTTACCGACCTATTCAGGACTCAGATTCGACCCGCCTGCCCTTCGGaatggtttaaggttcggatccttgtaatatggttcgggtttcctgcccgaatgcGTGTgtatgtgcaaatgatgagtgtcgttgaaataaatgatatgcTGATCCAAGCttaccgttaaaaaaaaaaatatcgttgACATTGGGTTGTTAGAGTACAATTTGTGGTTGACATTTTAACGGTTCAGTTATCAAATAGATTGATATTTAGCTAGGGTATTTTGTGCATTATTTACTGATGTACTTGAAACTATTGAGCATACACTGAATCAATGTGAATCATCAAAAGATATTAGGCTCCGTGCGATAAAATGGTGGGGAATATTTCTGTTCCATTGAAGATGCATTCTCAATTGATCATCCCTCATCAAAAATACATCAGGGAAATCGATTTGGGAAGCCTAAAGATGGGCAACAGGATTATATATAATATGGGCAAACAGGAATAAAGTAGTGTTTTAACTTTCTAACGTGAAAAATGTGATCCTGCTTCAACTTTGCGAAATCCAAATCAAAAGTATCGTTAGGACTAGGTTTTGGCTTGCCTCTTTCTTCTTATTAGGAAGATAGGTTTGGAACCCTATACAAGGGGTTGCTTGCTGCTCACCCCTATGGCGCACACTCGTTTCCACTAAACGACGAAGCTGGGAGCGGAAGGagggacttgaaccctcaacctcagCCTTGGCAAGGCTATGCTCTACCAATTAAGCTATTTCCGCCAACTACGGTAGTGGTGAAGCACTACTGAGCAATTCACGTATCACTTGATACAGACGACTTCTGTTTTTCCGCCGGACCACAGTCTTGACCTCCGATCCAAATCAAAAGTATCGAATGAATATCAAATCGCGTCTAGAATAACTCGCTAGAATGACATTGAATACATCAATGGTTGATTAATCCAAACTACTACATTCAAGATTCGTTTCATAGAAGAGTCGGTTAAATAGTTTGTCAAATTGATTCATTCGATTCTGTTAATTCATCTAAATTGCGATGTCAGCATCTTTGTTGCTGTATATGTTCTACATATCACCAATAATATTATTTCTTGCTTTAAAACGAAAATAGACATGACATTTTTAACGCATATAGATTGATTAAtgttatcatatagatataaaatagtttaattttgttaatttgttAATTAGTTCATCGGTCTAAATTTAATTGTTCGCATTTCCAAATATCTCATCATACACTGTATTTTTCTTTACTATAGTAGTGTTTCATTTTCATGTTCGTGTTTGTTACTTATTTTTTGTCTTATAGCCTATAGGCAATGCAAACTTCACTTTGTTATTCTTAATTAATAATGAAAATGGAGTAATCGAGTATTAATATGGTATAAAGAGAaaactatttatataaatttttttaaccCCATTTGTGCATAATCACATATCTACAGTAAAATATTAGAGTTAGGTGTTAATCTCATGAAAAAATCTCGTTACGGAATACTAGATGTAATTTTAACAATGAATTCAAATCTCAGATAAATTCACTAAACCTTACCTAgaattagggatgacaatggatcggatttGAATCGGGTGAGGCcttatctatatccatatccatttattttttttaaatccatatccatatccatatccatatccatttataaaaatttcatccATCGATATCCATATCCaccgggtgaagcgggttaatggataatcacccatatccatttaaatttattttatttttagcaaTCATAAGCGGTTATTCACTGTATacaatcaaaagtaatattttctaATAGTTTATGTaaccgaaagtcacatttttactaatctatataacaaatagtcAACAAATagcctattaaacgtgtaaagatatcgattACCTGTAAGTTGTTACTTTTTAGTTACATGAAATCACATttaaaccaccaaagtacgataaatacatttaatgatttaaacaaaacaaaacataagaaattttttatattttttgagAAAATATACAGAAAGatgaatataattaataaaatatcacTACATATATGATATTAAttcgagtgataaatttatatatttagttatttcgggtgaaatcgggttcatccatggatgaaacttttcatccatatccatatccatttcggTTCAtcaatatccgtatccatatccatttagatcgtccatatccacgaataatcgggtggatatccactggatcgggtatccattgccatcacTACCGCTACAATACCATAGGGTGGTGCAATTATCAATTTagattattactccgtatttgttTTCATAATAACCGGATCATAAACTTTAACTAACCTTTTGTGGTTAAATGTTCAATTCGTTTAATTTAGTCCTGTTTGACGATTAATATAAAAGTTTTGCTAACGTATGCTCATTAACATACGTTAAGGTGCATTTAATTGAACTCGAATATTCCTTATATATCTTATTTGTAATTAAATATttctaattcaatttaataatttctttttatgCACTTAGTAATTAcattacaagttcataaatgcaagtaCTTAACGTATGCCAACATGGAAATACATTACTAAACTCTTCATACAAATACAATTACTTTGGTTAATCTCTTATTATATTGACGATTAGTATTAGTATCTACTCCTCCAAACTTCAAGTACAATTTTTTCAACTTTAGGAGGTTCTTTTCTCTTCTTGGTTGTTGATGTTTCTGACATTCACTGTGAAAATACTAGCACCTGCAATGGAGTCTACAATTTCTCATGCCCATCCATCATTTTCAATTGTGATTCTCATTGTTCGGCCATATTTTCCCTAAACTTTGTCGTAGTCTTCATAAACTCGTCCGCTTACAACGACCTGGTACCAGTAAGAGAAGAAGTTGCAGCGTCGGAAGATTGTGATGTTTGGGCCGCTTTCTTTGATTTTTCTCTCCTCGTTGGTCTTGGATTGAGGTCGAGTCCAAACAACTCGATGTCAATGGGTGGTAAATGAGTATCAATCACTCAAACCATCAAACAAAAGATTGGTAAATGTATCTGGGAGCTTGTTTGGATTATTAAATTGGTTGAGTTGTTGTAtggaatgtttgacatgttgataattttttttaaaaaaaaattggaaGATGAGAGTTTGAAGAAGATGAATGTTGTAGGAATAAATATAAGAGTAGGATTGTATGTATAGAGTAAAAGTAATTAATtttgaatataaaaataaaaaaattattgttTAGATCAAACAGTTAAACAATCAACCAATCACAACCTCCCATGTGACCTTGACGCTCCTCTTTTCCTGTTTCAAATTAAACGTACGCCCCTCGAGGGTTTGATTTGATGCCCTGTTATAGATGCCACGGCCCACCGGCGTCAAATTTTGCTATGGTGGACACGCCCTTTTAAAGCCCCGTAACAAGTGTTAACTGACACACTCCTTTTTAATTCATACACACTTTTTGACATAATATTTACAGTTATATCCCTAAATTTACCTGGAAAATTGAACCTGCATTATCATAAGTAATGGTATATTAGTAAGttagtgtgtatggatcaaaaaggagtgtgtgagtatcacctccctaATTCAAACTCAAGTAGTTAACTATCTGCCATATGCCGCAAATACAAAgataagtaataaataaataaaataagcaTAATAAACTCGGCATGTAATGTGATTCATCGACAAGCTAAGGGAAGAacggcttcgatggtttgggcatgtgatgaggcgACCTCGTATTGCCCCGGTaaggagagtcgaggcactcacggtcgatggcgtaaggagaaggggtagacctacacgtaggtgga comes from Rutidosis leptorrhynchoides isolate AG116_Rl617_1_P2 chromosome 4, CSIRO_AGI_Rlap_v1, whole genome shotgun sequence and encodes:
- the LOC139839600 gene encoding histone H2B-like encodes the protein MAPKAEKKPAAEKKPAAEKTPAEKKPRAEKKIPKDASSTDKKKKRHKKSVETYKIYIFKVLKQVHPDIGISGKAMGIMNSFINDIFEKLAQEASRLGRYNKKHTLSSREIQTAVRLVLPGELAKHAVSEGTKAVTKFTSA